Proteins encoded together in one Astatotilapia calliptera chromosome 7, fAstCal1.2, whole genome shotgun sequence window:
- the polr3b gene encoding DNA-directed RNA polymerase III subunit RPC2, whose product MEVLGGQFSDITPLELAAPVNTVAEKWKLLPAFLKVKGLVKQHIDSFNYFINVEIKKIMKANEKITSDADPMWYLKYLNIYVGMPDVEESFNVTRPVSPHECRLRDMTYSAPITVDIEYTRGSQRIIRNALPIGRMPIMLRSSNCVLTGKTPMEFSKLNECPLDPGGYFIVKGQEKVILIQEQLSKNRIIVEQDRKGAVGASVTSSTHEKKSRTNIIVKQGRFYLRHNTLSEDAPIAIIFKGMGVESDQEIVQMIGTEESVMASFAPSLEECQKAQIFTQTQALRYLGNKVRRQRMWGGPKKTKMEEARELLASLILTHVPVKEFNFRAKCIYLAVMVRRVILAQGDNKVDDRDYYGNKRLELAGQLLSLLFEDLFKKFNAELKKIADQIIPKQRAAQFDVVKHMRQDQITNGMVNAISTGNWSLKRFKMDRQGVTQVLSRLSYISALGMMTRISSQFEKTRKVSGPRSLQPSQWGMLCPSDTPEGEACGLVKNLALMTHITTDMEDGPIIKLAFNLGVEDVNLLCGEELSYPSVFLVFLNGNILGVIRDHQKLINTFRLMRRAGFINEFVSISTNLSDRCVYISSDGGRLCRPYIIVKKGVPMVKNKHIEDLSQGYRTFEDFLHEGLVEYLDVNEENDCQIALYEYMINKDTTHLEIEPFTLLGVCAGLIPYPHHNQSPRNTYQCAMGKQAMGTIGYNQRNRIDTLMYLLAYPQRPMVKTKTIELIDFEKLPAGQNATVAVMSYSGYDIEDALVLNKASLDRGFGRCLVYKNTKCILRRYTNQTFDKVMGPMLDAATRKPIWRHSILDADGICSPGERVENKQVLVNKSMPTVTQTPLEGSTQPGQPQYRDVPISYKGSTDSYIEKVLISSNAEDAFLIKILLRQTRRPEIGDKFSSRHGQKGVCGLIVPQEDMPFCDTGICPDIIMNPHGYPSRMTVGKLIELLAGKAGVLDGRFHYGTAFGGSKVKDVCEDLIRYGYNYQGKDYVTSGITGEPLEAYIYFGPVYYQKLKHMVLDKMHARARGPRAVLTRQPTEGRSRDGGLRLGEMERDCLIGYGASMLLLERLMISSDAFEVDVCGQCGLLGYSGWCHYCKSSCHVSSLRIPYACKLLFQELQSMNIIPRLKLSRYNE is encoded by the exons ATGGAGGTCCTGGGAGGACAGTTTAGCGACATAACCCCACTGGAGCTGGCGGCTCCTGTCAACACTGTAGCT gaaaaatggAAGTTGTTACCAGCCTTCCTGAAG gtgAAAGGTTTGGTAAAGCAGCACATCGACTCATTCAACTATTTCATTAATGTAGAG ATCAAAAAAATTATGAAGGCAAATGAGAAAATCACAAGTGATGCTGATCCAATGTGGTACCTCAA aTACCTCAATATCTATGTTGGCATGCCGGACGTGGAAGAAAGTTTCAATGTGACCAGACCAGTCTCTCCCCACGAG TGTCGTCTCAGAGATATGACCTACTCTGCGCCCATCACGGTGGATATAGAGTACACCCGTGGCAGTCAGAGGATAATTCGCAATGCGCTGCCCATCGGAag GATGCCCATCATGCTGCGAAGCTCGAATTGCGTTCTCACGGGAAAGACGCCCATGGAGTTTTCAAAACTCAACGAATGTCCCCTGGATCCAG GGGGTTATTTCATTGTAAAAGGTCAGGAGAAAGTCATTCTGATCCAAGAACAGCTGTCCAAGAACCGAATCATTGTGGAGCAGGACAGGAAGGGTGCAGTTGGAGCATCAGTTACCAG CTCCACtcatgaaaagaaaagcagaactaATATTATTGTTAAACAAGGCCGTTTCTACTTGAGACACAACACGCTGTCAGAGGATGCCCCCATTGCAATCATATTTAAG GGGATGGGTGTGGAGAGTGACCAGGAGATAGTTCAGATGATCGGCACAGAGGAGAGTGTCATGGCCAGCTTCGCCCCGAGCCTGGAGGAGTGCCAGAAAGCGCAAATCTTCACACAGACTCAG GCCCTGAGGTATCTTGGGAATAAAGTGCGCAGACAGCGGATGTGGGGAGGCCCcaagaaaacaaagatggaAGAGGCCAGAGAGCTGTTAGCATCTCTCATTCTCACACATGTGCCT GTGAAAGAGTTTAACTTTCGGGCTAAGTGTATTTACCTGGCCGTGATGGTCCGGCGGGTGATCCTGGCTCAAGGGGACAACAAGGTGGATGACAGAGATTACTATGGCAACAAACGTCTTGAGCTGGCTGGACAG cTCCTGTCTCTGCTGTTTGAAGATCTCTTTAAGAAGTTTAATGCCGAATTGAAGAAAATCGCAGACCAGATCATCCCCAAGCAGAGAGCAGCTCAGTTTGATGTGGTCAAGCACATGCGGCAGGATCAGATCACCAACGGCATGGTCAATGCGATATCCACG GGTAACTGGTCTCTGAAGAGATTCAAGATGGACCGTCAGGGAGTCACCCAGGTCCTGTCTCGTCTCTCCTACATTTCAGCTCTCGGCATGATGACCAGGATCTCCTCCCAGTTTGAGAAGACGAGGAAAGTCAGCGGACCGCGCTCCCTGCAGCCGTCACAGTGGGGAATGCTGTGTCCATCTGACACCCCTGAGGGCGAG GCCTGTGGTCTGGTGAAGAACTTGGCTCTGATGACGCACATCACCACCGACATGGAGGACGGTCCCATCATCAAGCTGGCCTTCAACCTCGGGGTGGAAGATGTGAACCTGTTGTGTGGAGAGGAGCTCTCCTACCCGAGCGTGTTTCTCGTCTTCCTCAATG GTAACATCCTCGGTGTGATCCGAGACCATCAGAAGCTGATCAACACTTTCAGGTTGATGCGCAGGGCGGGTTTCATCAATGAGTTTGTGTCCATTTCCACAAACCTGAGCGACCGCTGCGTCTACATCTCATCTGATGGAGGACGACTCTGCAG ACCATACATCATCGTAAAGAAGGGAGTTCCAATGGTGAAAAACAAGCACATCGAAGACCTGTCTCAGGGCTACAG AACTTTTGAGGATTTCCTACATGAAGGCCTGGTGGAGTATCTGGATGTCAACGAGGAGAACGACTGTCAGATCGCCCTTTATGAATACATGATTAACAA AGACACAACACACTTGGAGATCGAGCCCTTCACACTGCTCGGGGTGTGTGCCGGCCTCATTCCCTACCCCCACCACAACCAGTCACCCAGGAACACATACCAGTGTGCTATGGGCAAGCAGGCAATGG GGACTATCGGCTACAACCAGAGAAACCGCATCGACACCCTGATGTACCTGCTGGCCTATCCTCAAAGGCCGATggtcaaaacaaaaaccattgaGCTGATTGATTTTGAGAAGCTGCCGGCTGGTCAGAACGCCACCGTGGCTGTGATGAGCTACAGTGGCTATGATATTGAGGACGCTCTGGTCCTCAACAAAGCCTCACTGGACAGAG gATTTGGACGGTGCCTTgtctacaaaaatacaaaatgcataCTGCGGCGTTACACCAATCAGACTTTCGACAAGGTGATGGGCCCCATGTTGGATGCTGCAACACGAAAACCCATCTGGAGGCACAGCATCCTGGATGCTGATGGTATCTGCTCCCCTG GTGAGAGAGTGGAGAACAAGCAGGTGCTGGTGAACAAATCTATGCCGACTGTCACGCAGACACCACTGGAGGGCAGTACCCAGCCAGGCCAGCCCCAGTACAGAGACGTGCCCATCAG TTATAAGGGGTCAACGGACTCGTACATTGAAAAGGTCTTGATCTCGTCCAATGCTGAAGACGCCTTCCTCATCAAGATCCTCCTGAGGCAGACCAGGAGACCTGAAATAGGCGACAAATTCAGCAGTCGACACGGACAGAAAG gtgtttgtgGCCTCATCGTCCCACAGGAGGACATGCCGTTCTGTGACACAGGGATCTGTCCAGATATCATCATGAACCCTCATGGATATCCCTCCAGAATGACG GTGGGAAAGTTGATTGAACTCTTGGCTGGGAAGGCGGGGGTCCTGGATGGGCGCTTCCACTATGGCACAGCCTTCGGAGGCAGCAAGGTGAAGGATGTGTGTGAGGATCTCATCCGTTATGGATACAACTACCAGGGCAAAGACTACGTCACTTCAGGCATCACTGG AGAACCTCTGGAGGCTTATATCTACTTTGGACCTGTGTATTACCAGAAACTGAAGCACATGGTTCTTGACAAGATGCACGCCAGAGCCCGAGGCCCCAGAGCCGTTCTCACCAG GCAGCCCACGGAGGGTCGCTCCAGAGATGGAGGTCTGCGTTTGGGTGAGATGGAACGTGACTGTCTGATCGGCTACGGAGCGAGCATGTTGCTCCTGGAGCGCCTCATGATTTCCAGCGACGCTTTCGAGGTGGACGTGTGTGGGCAGTGCGGGCTGTTGGGATACTCTGGGTG GTGTCATTACTGTAAGTCGTCCTGCCACGTCTCCTCCCTGCGTATCCCCTACGCCTGCAAACTCCTCTTCCAGGAGCTGCAGTCCATGAATATCATCCCTCGACTCAAGCTGTCGCGCTACAACGAGTGA
- the LOC113027484 gene encoding pinin-like, producing the protein MSREIVNNSQSDRAIPAESQRLYGLVEREISDRDLQMKIQEQISTMHRDVKEELERLEHQVGEAHHKITKKEEIIEKQNREIDHKTEQIIELKKEICVLQRRVRQALDEKQSRVDSLEAKLQEQVNTVQMMHRDFLEKEEYLLRQNSSIAAQLSLIERERDELKKTLEPLEYQEQQSQVESLEALQLENFAPEPEELFFPALEPPVVLTQENFAPEPEELFFPALEPPPDVVPTQENLGLQPEELDSPVSEPSPDVAPTSSGSWRHGAKRLLKIGLGVAAVGLIIAAGYWGFSMLNSDCLFNSVYGLVEPYCHLGDRLVPF; encoded by the exons atgtcACGAGAAATAGTCAATAATTCACAGTCTGACAGAGCGATTCCAGCGGAATCACAAAGACTATATGGGTTAGTGGAGAGAGAAATATCGGATAGAGACCTTCAAATGAAAATACAAGAACAAATTAGTACGATGCATCGTGATGTCAAGGAAGAGTTAGAGAGACTTGAGCACCAAGTGGGAGAAGCTCaccacaaaataacaaaaaaagaagagataaTAGAAAAACAGAATAGAGAAATAGATCACAAGACTGAACAAATAATTgagctgaaaaaagaaatatgtgTTCTTCAGCGTCGGGTGAGACAGGCTCTGGATGAAAAACAGTCAAGGGTGGATTCTCTGGAGGCTAAATTGCAGGAACAGGTTAACACCGTTCAAATGATGCACCGTGACTTTCTGGAAAAGGAAGAATATCTCCTTAGACAGAACAGCAGCATTGCTGCTCAGTTGTCACTTATTGAAAGGGAGAGAGACGAACTCAAGAAAACTTTAGAGCCTCTTGAGTACCAAGAACAACAGTCACAGGTGGAATCTCTGGAGGCTCTGCAGCTGGAGAATTTTGCTCCTGAACCTGag gagcttttttttcctgccttggAACCACCTGTGGTCCTGACACAGGAGAATTTTGCTCCTGAACCCGaggagcttttttttcctgctttggaACCACCTCCTGACGTGGTTCCGACACAGGAGAATCTTGGTCTTCAACCTGAGGAGCTTGATTCTCCTGTCTCAGAACCATCTCCTGACGTGGCTCCGACTAGTAGTGGTTCATGGCGTCATGGTGCCAAACGCCTACTTAAAATAGGTTTAGGTGTTGCCGCAGTAGGCCTTATTATAGCTGCAGGTTACTGGGGCTTTTCAATGCTTAACAGTGATTGCCTATTTAACTCTGTCTATGGCCTTGTTGAGCCATATTGCCACCTTGGTGATCGATTAGTTCCCTTTTAA